In Cucurbita pepo subsp. pepo cultivar mu-cu-16 chromosome LG04, ASM280686v2, whole genome shotgun sequence, the following are encoded in one genomic region:
- the LOC111793909 gene encoding uncharacterized protein LOC111793909, translating to MEPCIDSRKRVRDESNESLFNFVGSKILRFDSAEFNFISPDFDDAPVDSVSSDAESIVSKQSGAIHSNDSGLDSFQPLPIREDLLKILDEADVSIDRELAIPDLDSVISSFEKEINVPVPAVQPELGYLLEASDDELGLPPAALKGEMEPVNFGGKYSGIAGMKGFLGFEDEVPNYCWLENLSSEIEWNRSEDEVAALGGLLDHNTDGAVEMPPYRSETMFCL from the coding sequence ATGGAACCTTGCATTGATAGTAGGAAGCGAGTACGAGATGAATCGAATGAATCTCTGTTCAATTTTGTCGGCTCCAAGATCCTCCGATTTGATTCCGctgaattcaatttcatctcgCCGGATTTTGACGATGCACCGGTTGATTCCGTTTCATCAGATGCAGAATCGATCGTTTCAAAACAGAGTGGAGCTATTCACAGCAATGATTCAGGCCTGGACTCCTTTCAGCCACTTCCAATTCGGGAAGACCTACTGAAGATTCTCGACGAAGCCGACGTTTCCATAGATCGCGAATTGGCGATTCCAGATCTCGACTCTGTGATCAGTAGCTTCGAGAAGGAAATAAACGTCCCGGTGCCTGCTGTTCAACCGGAACTTGGATACCTTCTAGAAGCCTCGGACGACGAATTAGGGCTTCCGCCCGCCGCCTTGAAAGGGGAGATGGAGCCTGTTAATTTTGGGGGCAAATATTCAGGTATCGCCGGTATGAAAGGATTCTTAGGATTTGAGGACGAAGTTCCTAATTACTGTTGGCTCGAAAATTTGAGCAGTGAGATTGAATGGAATCGGAGTGAAGACGAGGTGGCGGCGTTGGGTGGATTGTTGGATCATAATACGGACGGAGCGGTGGAGATGCCGCCGTATCGATCGGAGACCATGTTCTGTTTATAG
- the LOC111793186 gene encoding uncharacterized protein LOC111793186, with the protein MNKWVYEQNAMAACQEMRMESVVCPKPRRLVLQTPNDNDPIRAHRWPISQTKTGNSKAGAELLDMILTKESYGETYSQQLGTSPPFFWGSPPSRASNPLVQDEQFGNRNNMYQANEGPPSPSTRKGGCARMKFGHRPAAVRIEGFDCLNRDARNCSISAVA; encoded by the exons ATGAACAAGTGGGTTTATGAGCAGAACGCCATGGCTGCCTGCCAAGAGATGAGGATGGAATCTGTGGTTTGTCCAAAGCCACGTCGTTTGGTTCTGCAAACTCCAAATGATAATGACCCCATCAGAGCTCATAGATGGCCCATCAG CCAAACCAAGACAGGAAATTCAAAAGCAGGAGCCGAGCTTCTGGATATGATCCTCACTAAG GAAAGTTACGGTGAAACATATAGCCAGCAATTAGGAACCTCTCCACCATTCTTTTGGGGGTCTCCACCAAGCAGGGCATCCAACCCTTTAGTCCAAGATGAGCAATTTGGCAATAGAAACAATATGTACCAAGCCAATGAAGGCCCACCATCTCCCTCAACCCGTAAAGGAGGTTGTGCCCGAATGAAATTCGGTCATCGACCTGCAGCAGTTCGAATCGAAGGATTCGACTGTCTGAACCGAGATGCTCGAAATTGCAGCATTTCTGCTGTGGCTTAA
- the LOC111793942 gene encoding aluminum-activated malate transporter 9-like, translating into MVAKYGSFKHSFAERRERLLSAKEFPDLAFAAFQTIQENPSSCSPFLGISRLWKSAKDVVYEAWQMGVSDPRKIVFSAKMGLALMLISLLIFFKQPVEELSRYSVWAILTVVVVFEFSIGATLSKGFNRGLGTLSAGGLALGMAELSVLAGDWEEVVVVISIFITGFFATYAKLYPTMKPYEYGFRVFLLTYCFIMVSGYRTREFIHTAVTRFLLIALGAGVCLVVNICIYPIWAGEDLHNLVVKNFAGVAASLEGCVDNYLNCVEYERIPSKILTYQASDDPLYKGYRSAVESMSQEESLMGFAIWEPPHGRYKMLKYPWKNYVQVAGALRHCAFAVMALHGCILSEIQAPAERRQVFGNELRRVGYEGAKVLRELGNKLKRMETLDSATILSEVHDAAEELQKKIDAKSYLLVNSESWEIGNRSEDVGQPQELLNLDDEETRFREYRSLSEAVLDLRAFPVPKSSDYTVSSDMNSIHSAAVPPTKMFKKLGSWPAQISVKPNGVIQEESKTYENASALSLATFTSLLIEFVARLQNLVDSFDELSAKATFNDPVEWENLKSPGFWRRFCNCFKV; encoded by the exons ATGGTCGCCAAATACGGTTCGTTCAAGCATAGTTTTGCCGAGCGGAGGGAGAGGCTGCTTTCCGCTAAGGAATTCCCCGACCTAGCTTTTGCCGCCTTTCAAACCATTCAGGAAAAcccttcttcttgttctccCTTTCTCGGAATCTCCCGTCTCTGGAAATCAGCCAAGGATGTTGTTTACGAAGCTTGGCAGATGGGTGTATCCGACCCTAGGAAGATCGTTTTCTCTGCCAAGATGGGTCTCGCTTTGATGCTTATTTCTTTGTTGATCTTCTTCAAGCAGCCCGTTGAGGAGTTGAGCCGCTACTCTGTTTGGGCGATCCTCACTGTCGTCGTCGTCTTTGAGTTCAGCATAG GAGCAACTCTGAGCAAAGGATTCAACCGTGGATTGGGCACTCTGTCCGCTGGTGGTCTTGCATTGGGAATGGCAGAATTATCAGTTCTTGCCGGAGATTGGGAGGAGGTTGTGGTGGTAATCAGTATTTTTATAACAGGATTCTTTGCCACTTATGCTAAGCTGTATCCCACAATGAAGCCTTATGAATATGGATTTCGGGTGTTCTTGTTAACGTACTGCTTCATAATGGTGTCGGGGTATAGAACTAGGGAGTTTATCCATACAGCTGTGACTCGATTCTTGCTCATTGCTCTTGGTGCTGGTGTTTGTTTGGTGGTTAACATATGCATTTACCCCATTTGGGCTGGTGAGGATCTGCACAATCTAGTAGTGAAAAACTTTGCAGGCGTTGCAGCATCCTTGGAAG GATGTGTTGATAACTACCTTAATTGTGTTGAGTACGAGAGAATACCTTCCAAAATCCTTACATACCAAGCGTCTGATGATCCATTGTACAAAGGCTACCGGTCAGCTGTTGAATCTATGAGTCAAGAGGAATCTCTG ATGGGATTTGCAATCTGGGAACCGCCACATGGTCGTTACAAGATGCTTAAATATCCATGGAAGAACTATGTTCAAGTAGCTGGTGCGCTGAGACATTGTGCCTTTGCTGTCATGGCATTACATGGGTGTATACTTTCAGAAATACAG GCCCCAGCTGAAAGACGACAGGTATTTGGCAATGAGCTCCGGAGGGTAGGCTACGAAGGAGCTAAGGTCTTGCGTGAGCTTGGAAACAAGTTAAAGAGGATGGAAACATTAGATTCAGCAACCATACTTTCTGAGGTACATGATGCTGCAGAAGAGTTGCAAAAGAAGATCGATGCAAAATCCTATCTTCTTGTAAACTCAGAGAGCTGGGAAATCGGGAATCGTTCGGAGGACGTCGGACAGCCTCAAGAATTACTCAACTTGGACGATGAGGAAACCAGGTTTCGTGAGTACAGGTCCCTCAGTGAAGCTGTGCTGGATCTCAGGGCCTTCCCAGTCCCGAAAAGCAGCGATTACACCGTGTCATCGGACATGAACTCTATACATTCTGCTGCAGTACCGCCCACCAAAATGTTCAAGAAACTGGGATCATGGCCTGCACAGATTTCAGTCAAACCAAATGGAGTAATCCAAGAGGAGTCGAAAACATACGAAAATGCAAGTGCATTGTCACTAGCTACGTTCACATCTCTCTTGATTGAATTTGTAGCGAGGCTTCAAAACCTCGTCGACTCTTTCGACGAGTTAAGTGCGAAAGCTACGTTTAACGACCCCGTGGAATgggaaaatttgaaatctcCCGGGTTTTGGAGGCGGTTCTGCAATTGTTTTAAGGTATAG
- the LOC111793185 gene encoding NAC domain-containing protein 100, with product MDDNLPPGFRFHPTDEELISYYLTQKISDSSFTSKVIAVVDLNKNEPWDLPAKASMGEKEWYFFSLRDRKYPTGLRTNRATEAGYWKTTGKDKEIFGGGALVGMKKTLVFYKGRAPRGEKSNWVMHEYRLENNHFFKPSKEEWVVCRVFKKQNPPKKAQQSTSSQPCLSSPCDTNSIVNEFGDIELSNFSNNISAQAYETNNMNMNMNWGAPMNDQTASITTLPSLSSWPPNPNLLTSNLSMNSLLLKALQLRTMNHSQFGTNHLSFQASSSSSKVFESPQQQQQPQQQQQEQPLNLDSLW from the exons ATGGACGATAATCTCCCTCCTGGATTCAGATTCCACCCTACTGATGAAGAACTCATTTCTTATTACCTCACTCAAAAGAtttctgattcttcttttaCCTCTAAAGTAATCGCGGTCGTCGATCTCAACAAGAACGAGCCTTGGGATCTCCCAG CCAAAGCTTCAATGGGAGAGAAAGAATGGTACTTTTTCAGCTTGAGAGATCGAAAGTATCCAACAGGGCTTCGAACAAATCGAGCCACGGAAGCTGGCTATTGGAAGACAACAGGAAAGGACAAGGAAATCTTTGGAGGTGGTGCGTTGGTTGGAATGAAAAAAACCCTTGTCTTTTACAAGGGAAGAGCCCCTAGAGGCGAGAAAAGTAACTGGGTCATGCACGAATACCGCCTCGAAAACAACCATTTTTTCAAACCCTCCAAG GAAGAATGGGTAGTTTGCAGGGTGTTTAAGAAGCAAAATCCACCAAAAAAGGCACAGCAATCAACGTCCTCTCAGCCTTGTCTTTCATCTCCATGTGATACAAACTCAATTGTGAATGAATTTGGAGATATTGAATTATCAAATTTCAGCAATAATATTTCAGCTCAAGCATATGAAACCAacaacatgaacatgaacatgaattGGGGTGCACCAATGAATGATCAAACAGCTTCAATTACCACTCTTCCTTCACTTTCATCATGGCCACCTAATCCCAATCTTTTAACTTCAAATCTTTCAATGAATTCCCTTCTTCTCAAGGCATTGCAACTTAGAACCATGAACCATTCTCAATTTGGAACTAACCATTTGAGCTTccaagcttcttcttcttcttccaaagtTTTCGAGTCTccgcaacaacaacaacaaccgcaacaacaacaacaggaGCAACCATTGAACTTGGACTCCCTCTGGTGA
- the LOC111794035 gene encoding protein ASPARTIC PROTEASE IN GUARD CELL 1-like yields MAISLNTNNNKPIFSTFLRIAILNSLLFSSSLARVFTQTTAVFDVSASSNRAQNALSITPPQFHSHRLSNSSLSLPLHSRLAIHKHNYKDYDSLVRARLARDAARVQSLNRNLNLALARDAVRPNSLTAPVVSGQSQGSGEYFARIAVGQPAQSFYLVPDTGSDITWLQCLPCSYGNTCYQQTDPIFNPTSSSSYRPLSCDSQQCQSLDRPGCQSGTCAYQVRYGDGSFTTGDFATETLTFGNSKSIPNLPIGCGHDNEGLFVGAAGLIGLGGGALSLSSQLKASSFSYCLVDRDSDSSSTLEFDSARPSDSITTPLLKNNRIDSYRYVQVTGMSVGGKALSISSTRFEIDGSGMGGIIVDSGTFITRLPTDVYESLREAFVQGAQSLTAASAISPFDTCYNLAGQANVQVPTVAFELSKGKLLQLPARNYLIRMDTAGTYCLAFLKTTSSLSIIGSFQQQGMRVSYDLVNSLVGFSSNKC; encoded by the coding sequence ATGGCTATTAGTCTCAACACGAACAACAACAAACCCATTTTCTCCACTTTCCTCCGCATCGCAATCCTCAATTCCCttcttttctcctcttctctcGCCCGCGTTTTCACCCAAACCACCGCCGTCTTCGATGTCTCCGCTTCCTCCAACCGAGCTCAAAACGCCCTCTCCATAACCCCTCCTCAATTTCACTCCCATCGCCTTTCAAATTCCTCTCTGTCTCTGCCCCTGCACTCCCGACTCGCCATTCATAAGCATAATTACAAGGACTACGACAGCTTGGTCAGAGCTCGACTCGCCCGTGATGCAGCCCGTGTTCAATCCCTTAATCGGAATCTTAATCTAGCTTTGGCTCGTGATGCGGTCCGACCCAACTCCTTAACCGCCCCTGTTGTTTCTGGGCAGAGTCAGGGGAGTGGGGAGTATTTTGCACGGATTGCCGTTGGGCAGCCGGCTCAATCGTTCTATTTGGTGCCCGACACCGGCAGTGACATCACTTGGCTACAGTGCCTGCCCTGTAGTTATGGAAATACCTGTTACCAACAAACCGACCCGATATTCAACCCGACATCCTCGTCCTCTTACAGACCCCTGTCTTGCGATTCGCAGCAATGTCAATCCCTCGACAGACCCGGATGTCAATCCGGCACGTGTGCCTACCAAGTCAGGTACGGCGACGGTTCGTTCACCACCGGTGATTTCGCCACCGAGACGCTGACCTTCGGAAATTCGAAATCCATCCCCAATCTACCAATCGGCTGTGGCCACGACAATGAAGGCCTCTTCGTCGGAGCCGCCGGTTTGATCGGCCTCGGCGGTGGGGCTCTTTCCCTCTCCTCCCAACTTAAAGCGTCGTCGTTTTCCTACTGCctcgtcgaccgcgactcggacTCGTCCTCCACTCTGGAGTTCGACTCGGCGCGACCCAGTGACTCGATCACTACCCCACTTCTGAAAAACAACCGAATCGACTCGTACCGGTACGTGCAGGTGACCGGAATGAGCGTAGGGGGGAAAGCGCTGTCGATTTCTTCGACGAGATTTGAAATCGACGGGTCGGGAATGGGGGGAATAATCGTTGACTCGGGGACGTTTATAACTCGGTTGCCGACTGACGTGTACGAATCGTTGAGAGAAGCGTTTGTGCAAGGGGCGCAGAGCCTGACAGCGGCGAGTGCGATATCACCGTTCGACACGTGTTACAATCTGGCAGGTCAGGCGAACGTGCAGGTGCCGACGGTGGCGTTTGAATTGTCGAAAGGGAAGTTGCTGCAGCTGCCGGCGAGAAACTACTTAATACGAATGGACACGGCGGGAACTTATTGCTTGGCGTTTCTCAAAACGACGTCGTCGCTTTCCATAATAGGGAGCTTCCAACAGCAGGGAATGCGTGTCAGCTATGACCTGGTCAACTCGCTGGTGGGATTCTCGTCTAATAAATGCTAA
- the LOC111793184 gene encoding uncharacterized protein LOC111793184 isoform X2 has translation MQYWPKQQQQQEEAVLRLFYNLSTSFFLLFFFTSFSSILLFKFLHFLGTPLFPRNEYEYEYNFSSEEEEEEEEEEEEGYGNGIHGETGTVSYLDEEAETRMSRWQSQLPDEEEEVLLTELEEPWIMDSSTDPDGQTTTNSSVYESPQALEQHQYHPDHQMPEQLKENPEVTISASRGVGRLQQGSLEGDENRKKEEEEVKKVNENEKYLVFAATKMDEKEEIFGDSCTVGSTSKSSSEWRSSINCRDSGTDDPFSSSSRRSCPKWESYTVFQKYDEEMMFLHRITAQKLRETESLRLIQMCPRSVSDRIVHKLSTINKKPSHHVNQNPYQELEAAYVAQICWTWEALNWNYSNFVNKKLSSNCNTDLDTGCPAKLAQQFQQFQVLLQRYIENEPYDHGRRPEIYARMRRLAPNLLQVPEFIDEEQKEDGSRISSHSFQIIMEEGIRTYMNFLKADKEKPSQIIASFFKRKNKGSLDPNLLQLMNKVNQKKTKKLKHLRRAGKCLRRKRKMGVEEEMEILMGLIDLKVVSRVLRSADIINEQQLHWCEAKMRKVGILDGKVHRDSSPIFFPPH, from the exons ATGCAATATTGGcctaaacaacaacaacaacaagaagaagCTGTTCTAAGGCTATTCTACAATCTCTCCAcctccttcttccttcttttcttcttcacctccTTCTCCTCCATTCTACTTTTCAAATTCCTCCACTTCCTGGGCACCCCTTTATTCCCAAG AAATGAGTATGAATATGAATACAACTTCTCATccgaggaggaggaggaggaggaggaggaagaagaagaaggatatGGCAACGGAATCCACGGCGAGACTGGAACAGTGTCGTACCTCGACGAAGAAGCCGAAACTCGGATGAGTCGGTGGCAAAGCCAACTTccagatgaagaagaagaagtattACTCACTGAGTTGGAGGAGCCCTGGATTATGGACTCCTCCACAGACCCTGATGGCCAAACCACTACCAATAGCTCAGTTTATGAGTCTCCACAAGCCTTAGAACAACATCAATATCATCCAGACCACCAGATGCCAGAACAACTTAAG gaaaatcCAGAGgtaacaatatctgctagccgtGGGGTTGGGCGGTTACAACAAGGTTCATTGGAGGGAGATGAAAATaggaagaaggaggaggaggaagttAAGAAGGTTaatgagaatgagaaatatTTGGTATTTGCAGCAActaaaatggatgaaaaagaagagatatTTGGGGATTCATGCACCGTTGGATCAACTTCAAAGAGTTCATCAGAGTGGAGAAGCTCAATAAACTGCAGAGATTCTGGCACTGATGatccattttcttcatcttcaaggAGGAGCTGCCCCAAATGGGAATCCTACACTGTTTTCCAGAAATATGATGAAGAAATGATGTTTCTTCACAGAATCACAGCCCAAAAGCTTCGTGAAACAG AATCACTCAGATTAATTCAAATGTGTCCAAGATCAGTATCAGACAGGATTGTTCATAAGTTATCAACCATTAACAAGAAGCCTTCACATCATGTGAACCAAAATCCTTATCAAGAGCTGGAGGCTGCTTATGTGGCACAAATTTGCTGGACATGGGAGGCTCTTAACTGGAACTATAGCAACTTTGTCAACAAGAAATTGAGTTCTAATTGTAACACAGATTTGGACACTGGATGTCCAGCCAAACTTGCTCAACAGTTTCAACAGTTTCAAGTTCTTCTTCAGCGTTATATCGAGAATGAGCCTTACGACCACGGCCGTCGCCCTGAGATCTATGCTCGTATGAGACGTTTGGCTCCTAATTTGCTCCAAGTCCCCGAATTTATAG atgaagaacaaaaggaaGATGGTTCAAGAATATCCTCACACTCATTTCAAATCATAATGGAAGAAGGAATAAGAACATACATGAATTTCCTGAAAGCAGATAAAGAGAAACCCTCTCAAATTATAGCTTCATTTTTCAAGAGGAAAAACAAGGGTTCACTTGATCCAAATCTCCTCCAACTCATGAACAAAGTGAACCAAAAA AAGACGAAAAAGCTTAAACACCTTCGTCGTGCCGGGAAGTGCTTGAGGAGGAAACGGAAGATGGGAGTCGAGGAAGAAATGGAGATTTTGATGGGTCTTATAGACCTAAAAGTGGTGTCTAGGGTTTTGAGAAGCGCGGATATAATAAACGAACAACAACTCCATTGGTGCGAGGCGAAAATGAGGAAAGTTGGGATTTTGGATGGGAAAGTTCATAGAGATTCCTCACCTATTTTTTTCCCACCTCATTGA
- the LOC111793184 gene encoding uncharacterized protein LOC111793184 isoform X1 produces the protein MQYWPKQQQQQEEAVLRLFYNLSTSFFLLFFFTSFSSILLFKFLHFLGTPLFPRNEYEYEYNFSSEEEEEEEEEEEEGYGNGIHGETGTVSYLDEEAETRMSRWQSQLPDEEEEVLLTELEEPWIMDSSTDPDGQTTTNSSVYESPQALEQHQYHPDHQMPEQLKENPEVTISASRGVGRLQQGSLEGDENRKKEEEEVKKVNENEKYLVFAATKMDEKEEIFGDSCTVGSTSKSSSEWRSSINCRDSGTDDPFSSSSRRSCPKWESYTVFQKYDEEMMFLHRITAQKLRETESLRLIQMCPRSVSDRIVHKLSTINKKPSHHVNQNPYQELEAAYVAQICWTWEALNWNYSNFVNKKLSSNCNTDLDTGCPAKLAQQFQQFQVLLQRYIENEPYDHGRRPEIYARMRRLAPNLLQVPEFIDSDEEQKEDGSRISSHSFQIIMEEGIRTYMNFLKADKEKPSQIIASFFKRKNKGSLDPNLLQLMNKVNQKKTKKLKHLRRAGKCLRRKRKMGVEEEMEILMGLIDLKVVSRVLRSADIINEQQLHWCEAKMRKVGILDGKVHRDSSPIFFPPH, from the exons ATGCAATATTGGcctaaacaacaacaacaacaagaagaagCTGTTCTAAGGCTATTCTACAATCTCTCCAcctccttcttccttcttttcttcttcacctccTTCTCCTCCATTCTACTTTTCAAATTCCTCCACTTCCTGGGCACCCCTTTATTCCCAAG AAATGAGTATGAATATGAATACAACTTCTCATccgaggaggaggaggaggaggaggaggaagaagaagaaggatatGGCAACGGAATCCACGGCGAGACTGGAACAGTGTCGTACCTCGACGAAGAAGCCGAAACTCGGATGAGTCGGTGGCAAAGCCAACTTccagatgaagaagaagaagtattACTCACTGAGTTGGAGGAGCCCTGGATTATGGACTCCTCCACAGACCCTGATGGCCAAACCACTACCAATAGCTCAGTTTATGAGTCTCCACAAGCCTTAGAACAACATCAATATCATCCAGACCACCAGATGCCAGAACAACTTAAG gaaaatcCAGAGgtaacaatatctgctagccgtGGGGTTGGGCGGTTACAACAAGGTTCATTGGAGGGAGATGAAAATaggaagaaggaggaggaggaagttAAGAAGGTTaatgagaatgagaaatatTTGGTATTTGCAGCAActaaaatggatgaaaaagaagagatatTTGGGGATTCATGCACCGTTGGATCAACTTCAAAGAGTTCATCAGAGTGGAGAAGCTCAATAAACTGCAGAGATTCTGGCACTGATGatccattttcttcatcttcaaggAGGAGCTGCCCCAAATGGGAATCCTACACTGTTTTCCAGAAATATGATGAAGAAATGATGTTTCTTCACAGAATCACAGCCCAAAAGCTTCGTGAAACAG AATCACTCAGATTAATTCAAATGTGTCCAAGATCAGTATCAGACAGGATTGTTCATAAGTTATCAACCATTAACAAGAAGCCTTCACATCATGTGAACCAAAATCCTTATCAAGAGCTGGAGGCTGCTTATGTGGCACAAATTTGCTGGACATGGGAGGCTCTTAACTGGAACTATAGCAACTTTGTCAACAAGAAATTGAGTTCTAATTGTAACACAGATTTGGACACTGGATGTCCAGCCAAACTTGCTCAACAGTTTCAACAGTTTCAAGTTCTTCTTCAGCGTTATATCGAGAATGAGCCTTACGACCACGGCCGTCGCCCTGAGATCTATGCTCGTATGAGACGTTTGGCTCCTAATTTGCTCCAAGTCCCCGAATTTATAG ATTcagatgaagaacaaaaggaaGATGGTTCAAGAATATCCTCACACTCATTTCAAATCATAATGGAAGAAGGAATAAGAACATACATGAATTTCCTGAAAGCAGATAAAGAGAAACCCTCTCAAATTATAGCTTCATTTTTCAAGAGGAAAAACAAGGGTTCACTTGATCCAAATCTCCTCCAACTCATGAACAAAGTGAACCAAAAA AAGACGAAAAAGCTTAAACACCTTCGTCGTGCCGGGAAGTGCTTGAGGAGGAAACGGAAGATGGGAGTCGAGGAAGAAATGGAGATTTTGATGGGTCTTATAGACCTAAAAGTGGTGTCTAGGGTTTTGAGAAGCGCGGATATAATAAACGAACAACAACTCCATTGGTGCGAGGCGAAAATGAGGAAAGTTGGGATTTTGGATGGGAAAGTTCATAGAGATTCCTCACCTATTTTTTTCCCACCTCATTGA
- the LOC111793908 gene encoding LOB domain-containing protein 40-like: protein MEVVKESFPVVSKKPENHRNWKTTIFLENQLRKSLQKQNPPLFLSPSTFLPFCAQILLPYSSIHHAMRISCNGCRVLRKGCSESCSIRPCLQWIKTPQSQANATFFLAKFYGRAGLVNLINAGPDHLRPAVFKSLLFEACGRIVNPIYGSAGLLWSGSWQLCQDAVEAVLKGAPILSVSSETAASHMGPPLKDCDIRHVSKQQGAAPDSALRKIKTRRRFKRSAPNKPMPEEEPVVVTEFVFDDPTRVVSEPRCLKFELDSWVGHKSQEKDCSSDEAECLSVEGSAVGQGGDVELELSLGL from the exons ATGGAAGTGGTCAAAGAAAGTTTCCCAGTGGTTAGCAAAAAACCAGAGAATCATCGAAACTGGAAAACTACCATTTTCTTGGAAAACCAGTTGCGGAAAtcattacaaaaacaaaacccccccttgtttctttctccatctacatttcttccattttgcGCACAGATTCTTCTTCCTTATTCATCCATCCATCACGCCATGCGTATCAGCTGTAATGGATGCCGAGTTCTTCGCAAAGGCTGCAGTGAAAGCTGCTCCATCAGGCCTTGTCTTCAATGGATCAAAACCCCCCAATCCCAAGCCAACGCCACCTTCTTCCTCGCCAAATTCTACGGCCGAGCTGGCCTCGTTAATCTCATCAATGCCGGCCCCGATCACCTTCGCCCTG CGGTTTTTAAATCTTTGCTATTCGAGGCGTGTGGGCGGATTGTGAACCCGATTTATGGCTCCGCCGGACTGTTGTGGTCCGGGAGCTGGCAGCTGTGTCAGGACGCCGTCGAAGCCGTTCTCAAAGGTGCACCGATTCTGTCAGTTTCTTCTGAGACTGCGGCGTCGCACATGGGCCCACCGTTGAAGGACTGCGACATCCGCCACGTTTCGAAACAGCAAGGCGCCGCCCCCGATTCCGCGCTTCGGAAGATCAAAACACGACGGCGGTTCAAGCGATCAGCCCCCAACAAGCCGATGCCGGAGGAGGAGCCGGTGGTGGTAACCGAGTTCGTATTCGACGACCCGACCCGAGTTGTATCGGAGCCCCGGTGTTTGAAGTTCGAGCTGGATAGTTGGGTGGGCCATAAATCGCAGGAGAAGGACTGCAGCAGCGACGAGGCCGAGTGTTTGTCGGTGGAGGGTTCTGCAGTTGGGCAGGGTGGTGACGTGGAGTTAGAACTTAGCTTGGGGTTATAG